In Rubrivirga marina, the following are encoded in one genomic region:
- the rho gene encoding transcription termination factor Rho: MNIAALEQKKVSELYEIARRLGIEGYADLRRRDLIYEILGAQADVESDDGDDDDEERTTVSDRPAMRSRTAARRSEAETPRREARRRRAPRVRQPIAASWPDYMHGFDPYAMTLEGLIRKTGILEILPDGYGFLRSAEYSYLPSPDDIYVSPSQIKRFSLRVGDTVDGQVRPPKEGERFFALIRVHSINGRSPEAFDERLSFDFLTPAYPDEQLTLETEPDELSTRIIDLFAPIGKGQRGLIVAPPKSGKTVLLQKIARGIVRNEPDATVIVLLIDERPEEVTDFERTVPAAEIVASTFDESPERQIHIADLVLEKAKRLVEAGQDVVVLLDSITRLARAHNAAVETSNRTMSGGLDASALRGPKRLFGAARAVEEGGSLTVIATALVDTGSRMDDVIFEEFKGTGNMELVLSRDLADRRTFPAIDLVASGTRREEILLPQDRLARIWVLRQLLADQGPTDAMTFLLDKMRGTDGNEAFLETMNS, translated from the coding sequence ATGAACATCGCAGCCCTCGAGCAGAAGAAGGTCTCGGAGCTCTACGAGATCGCGCGGCGACTCGGGATCGAGGGCTACGCCGACCTCCGCCGCCGCGACCTGATCTACGAGATCCTCGGCGCCCAGGCCGACGTCGAGTCCGACGACGGCGACGACGACGACGAGGAGCGTACTACCGTCAGCGACCGGCCGGCGATGCGGTCCCGGACCGCCGCGCGACGGTCCGAGGCCGAGACGCCGCGCCGCGAGGCCCGCCGCCGCCGCGCACCGCGCGTCCGCCAGCCCATCGCGGCGAGCTGGCCGGACTACATGCACGGGTTCGACCCATACGCGATGACGCTGGAGGGCCTCATCCGCAAAACGGGCATTCTCGAGATCCTCCCCGACGGGTACGGCTTCCTCCGGTCGGCCGAGTACAGCTACCTCCCCTCGCCCGACGACATCTACGTCAGCCCGAGCCAGATCAAGCGGTTCTCGCTCCGCGTCGGCGACACGGTCGACGGACAGGTCCGGCCGCCGAAGGAGGGCGAGCGGTTCTTCGCCCTCATCCGCGTCCACTCGATCAACGGGCGCTCGCCGGAGGCCTTCGACGAGCGGCTCAGCTTCGACTTCCTTACGCCGGCCTACCCCGACGAGCAGCTCACGCTCGAGACCGAGCCCGACGAGCTCTCGACGCGCATCATCGACCTGTTCGCGCCGATCGGGAAGGGCCAGCGCGGGCTCATCGTGGCCCCGCCGAAGTCGGGCAAGACGGTGCTCCTGCAGAAGATCGCGCGGGGGATCGTCCGGAACGAGCCGGACGCGACGGTCATCGTGCTCCTCATCGACGAGCGGCCCGAGGAGGTCACGGACTTCGAGCGGACCGTGCCGGCGGCCGAGATCGTGGCCTCGACGTTCGACGAGTCGCCCGAGCGCCAGATCCACATCGCCGACCTCGTGCTCGAGAAGGCCAAGCGGCTCGTCGAGGCGGGGCAGGACGTCGTGGTCCTCCTCGACTCGATCACGCGCCTCGCGCGGGCCCACAACGCGGCCGTCGAGACCAGCAACCGGACGATGTCAGGCGGCCTCGACGCCAGCGCGCTGCGGGGCCCGAAGCGGCTCTTCGGCGCGGCCCGGGCCGTCGAGGAAGGCGGCTCGCTGACGGTCATCGCGACGGCCCTCGTCGACACGGGCTCGCGCATGGACGACGTCATCTTCGAGGAGTTCAAGGGGACCGGCAACATGGAGCTCGTCCTCTCGCGCGACCTCGCCGACCGCCGGACGTTCCCGGCCATCGACCTCGTCGCTTCGGGCACGCGCCGCGAGGAGATCCTCCTCCCCCAGGACCGCCTCGCCCGCATCTGGGTCCTCCGGCAGCTCCTCGCCGACCAGGGCCCGACCGACGCCATGACGTTCCTCCTCGACAAGATGCGCGGGACGGACGGCAACGAGGCGTTCCTCGAGACGATGAACAGCTAG
- a CDS encoding glycosyltransferase, which translates to MPFPRSSVATPATSACPRFHRSGGPIAGPALSGLSREFEVRQRARPDTFGPISPGLQSVVAVPARDEAGALPRLVAALDAQRDPAGSPFARREAEALVVLNNCSDGSAGVLAALAADRPWLRVTSVVLGPGEAHVGRARQIAMDAACARLLAAGRPDGLVLSTDADSEPAPDWIARTAAEVAAGADAVGGRALLRADERVALHPGVRRLYLLDLAYRRALEELRDLYAPDLHDPFPRHHHHFGASLAVTAGAYAWVGGLPAVPSSEDVALTDALVEAGARLRHSPAVRVRTSARSVGRAPGGLADAFRFWAGAVADRREPLVEPAADAERRLARLGLVLAEAPDGPPPRALRTTPEPLPGLGQALPAAIDDLRRRIAALRPLSLATRLDHAARLVAPPALALAA; encoded by the coding sequence ATGCCGTTTCCCCGGTCGAGTGTCGCCACTCCGGCGACCTCCGCCTGCCCCCGATTCCACAGGTCTGGCGGGCCGATCGCCGGTCCGGCGCTGAGCGGTCTGTCGCGCGAGTTCGAGGTTCGGCAGCGGGCTCGTCCAGATACGTTCGGGCCGATCTCGCCCGGCCTCCAGTCCGTCGTCGCGGTCCCGGCGCGGGACGAGGCGGGCGCGCTCCCGCGGCTCGTCGCCGCGCTCGACGCCCAGCGCGACCCGGCGGGCTCGCCGTTCGCCCGGCGCGAGGCCGAAGCGCTCGTCGTCCTCAACAACTGCTCCGACGGCTCGGCCGGGGTCCTCGCTGCGCTCGCCGCCGACCGGCCCTGGCTCCGCGTGACGTCGGTCGTGCTCGGCCCGGGCGAGGCCCACGTCGGCCGGGCCCGCCAGATCGCGATGGACGCCGCGTGCGCTCGGCTGCTGGCGGCCGGCCGGCCCGACGGGCTCGTCCTCTCAACCGACGCCGACTCGGAGCCGGCGCCCGACTGGATCGCGCGGACGGCTGCTGAGGTCGCCGCCGGCGCCGACGCCGTCGGCGGGCGGGCGCTCCTCCGGGCCGACGAGCGGGTGGCGCTCCACCCGGGCGTCCGTCGGCTCTACCTCCTCGACCTCGCCTACCGCCGCGCCCTCGAAGAGCTCCGCGACCTCTACGCGCCCGACCTCCACGACCCGTTCCCGCGCCACCACCACCACTTCGGGGCGAGCCTCGCCGTCACGGCCGGGGCCTACGCCTGGGTCGGCGGGCTCCCGGCCGTCCCGTCGTCCGAGGACGTGGCCCTCACCGACGCGCTCGTCGAGGCCGGCGCGCGGCTCCGCCACAGCCCGGCGGTCCGCGTGCGGACCTCGGCGCGGAGCGTCGGGCGGGCCCCCGGCGGGCTCGCCGACGCGTTCCGGTTCTGGGCGGGCGCCGTCGCCGACAGACGCGAGCCGCTCGTGGAGCCGGCGGCCGACGCCGAGCGCCGCCTCGCCCGCCTCGGGCTCGTCCTCGCCGAGGCCCCCGACGGGCCGCCGCCCCGCGCCCTCCGCACGACGCCGGAGCCGCTGCCGGGGCTCGGCCAGGCCCTCCCCGCCGCGATCGACGACCTCCGCCGCCGGATCGCTGCGCTCCGCCCCCTCTCGCTCGCGACGCGGCTCGACCACGCCGCCCGGCTCGTCGCGCCTCCCGCCCTCGCCCTCGCCGCATGA
- a CDS encoding acyl-CoA dehydrogenase family protein — protein sequence MTPLPTLSLGGDGQAAPWADALSAAREVAEIAAAHAEADDRPGGFPEAGLAALRETGLLAAPLPPVRGGLGLGTARGSDHALYLALAEVGRGSLPLGRVWEGHVNALVLIEAYGIDAQKARWAADARDGHLFGVWNTEIPGDGVRYVRDGERVRVEGAKTFATGGAFVTRPLVPGALNDGWQMAVLPTDDLDVEDQPEWWRAEGMRASRSGRVDFSGAEVAADCLLGQPGDYLREPLFTGGSVRFAAVQLGGAQALADAAVAYLADLGRTEHPVQQVRLGEIATRLETGRLWLLGASRLADADADAVRAYAQMARTTVERVCLDVLERTDRAVGARGLGRPGVLERVGRDLRLYLRQPDPDGALAQAGAFSVAERRPTLGSDL from the coding sequence ATGACGCCGCTCCCCACCCTCTCCCTCGGCGGCGACGGCCAGGCCGCGCCCTGGGCCGACGCGCTCTCTGCCGCCCGCGAGGTCGCCGAGATCGCCGCCGCCCACGCCGAAGCCGACGACCGGCCCGGCGGCTTCCCCGAGGCGGGACTGGCCGCGCTTCGCGAGACCGGTCTGCTCGCGGCGCCGCTCCCGCCCGTGCGTGGCGGCCTCGGGCTCGGCACGGCGCGGGGCTCCGACCACGCGCTGTACCTCGCGCTCGCCGAGGTCGGCCGCGGGAGCCTCCCGCTCGGGCGCGTCTGGGAGGGCCACGTCAACGCGCTCGTCCTCATCGAGGCGTACGGGATTGACGCCCAGAAGGCGCGCTGGGCCGCCGACGCCCGCGACGGCCACCTCTTCGGCGTGTGGAACACCGAGATCCCCGGCGACGGCGTCCGCTACGTGCGCGACGGCGAGCGCGTCCGGGTCGAGGGCGCCAAGACGTTCGCGACCGGCGGGGCCTTCGTGACGCGTCCGCTCGTGCCCGGCGCCCTCAACGATGGCTGGCAGATGGCGGTGCTCCCCACCGACGATCTCGACGTTGAGGACCAGCCGGAGTGGTGGCGGGCGGAGGGGATGCGCGCGTCCCGCAGCGGCCGGGTCGATTTCTCGGGCGCCGAGGTCGCGGCCGACTGCCTCCTCGGCCAACCGGGTGATTACCTCCGTGAGCCGCTCTTTACGGGCGGATCGGTCCGGTTCGCGGCCGTCCAACTCGGCGGCGCCCAGGCCCTCGCGGACGCCGCCGTCGCCTACCTCGCCGACCTCGGGCGAACCGAGCACCCGGTCCAGCAGGTCCGCCTCGGCGAGATCGCGACGCGCCTCGAGACCGGGCGCCTGTGGCTCCTCGGCGCGTCCCGCCTGGCCGACGCCGACGCCGATGCGGTCCGCGCCTACGCCCAGATGGCGCGGACGACCGTCGAGCGCGTCTGCCTCGACGTCCTCGAGCGGACCGACCGGGCCGTCGGCGCGCGCGGGCTCGGGCGGCCCGGCGTGCTCGAGCGCGTCGGCCGCGACCTCCGGCTCTACCTCCGCCAGCCCGACCCCGACGGCGCCCTCGCGCAGGCCGGCGCCTTCTCCGTCGCCGAGCGCCGCCCCACCCTCGGCTCTGACCTCTAA
- a CDS encoding DUF4007 family protein, whose protein sequence is MRYSGHEWFPCRYAWLPKAVRALGDDPGALRDEEGAVERLGIGKNMVRALVFWATAMGVIESTDEGHAVTPFGEAVFGSGGLDPYLEDVRTLWLLHWRVATAEDPLFAWDFLLNRWHRPEIVRSVVLPEFIREANSGARTYSETTLKQHFDVFMQVYTPVSRTRAGAGEDHLDSPLVGLGLIETVGERTVGAKREPVYAFRREARPEIPPALFAFCLTDFWRAHRAAERTLTFRDVATAPGSPGQVLKLPEADVRDRLEAIADDTDGRFGYQESAALAQVTRPASTDVSDPALALDLLHRAYEPALVA, encoded by the coding sequence ATGCGATACAGCGGTCACGAGTGGTTCCCCTGCCGGTACGCCTGGCTGCCCAAGGCCGTCCGCGCCCTCGGCGACGATCCGGGCGCGCTGCGCGACGAGGAGGGCGCCGTCGAGCGGCTCGGGATCGGCAAGAACATGGTCCGCGCGCTCGTCTTCTGGGCGACGGCGATGGGCGTCATCGAGTCGACCGACGAGGGGCACGCCGTGACGCCGTTCGGCGAGGCCGTCTTCGGGTCTGGGGGCCTCGACCCCTACCTCGAAGACGTCCGCACGCTGTGGCTCTTGCACTGGCGCGTCGCGACCGCCGAGGACCCGCTCTTCGCGTGGGACTTCCTCCTCAACCGCTGGCACCGGCCCGAGATCGTCCGCAGCGTCGTCTTGCCGGAGTTCATCCGCGAGGCCAACAGCGGCGCGCGGACCTACTCCGAGACGACGCTGAAGCAGCACTTCGACGTGTTCATGCAGGTCTACACGCCGGTCTCCCGGACGCGGGCGGGCGCCGGGGAGGACCACCTCGACAGCCCGCTCGTGGGGCTCGGCCTCATCGAGACGGTCGGCGAGCGGACGGTCGGGGCGAAGCGCGAGCCGGTCTACGCCTTCCGCCGTGAGGCGCGCCCCGAGATCCCGCCGGCGTTGTTCGCGTTCTGCCTGACCGACTTCTGGCGCGCCCATCGCGCCGCCGAACGGACGCTCACGTTCCGCGACGTGGCGACGGCACCGGGCAGCCCGGGTCAGGTCCTCAAGCTCCCCGAGGCCGACGTCCGCGACCGCCTCGAGGCCATCGCCGACGACACCGACGGGCGGTTCGGCTACCAGGAGTCGGCCGCGCTCGCGCAGGTGACGCGGCCCGCCTCGACGGACGTCTCGGACCCCGCCCTCGCCCTCGATCTCCTGCACCGGGCCTACGAGCCCGCCCTCGTCGCGTGA
- a CDS encoding Nif3-like dinuclear metal center hexameric protein has product MPTVHDLADHLAGPLDRARYHAEGDPAGVWLASDREVRRLGLRLEPGRPPYDWAAAFDAVLLHRPFGLWPARWPDGVGVLAAHRALDDRFSTGLNPDLATALGLVADDEPLRRDGNAIGFVGRLTEAGRLDPLVDRVAAEFGGTDEALGDGPGSTDAIALVGAMTAELVEAAAERGAGLYVTGQIRGPAREAVHRCGVRALAVGQERAEAWGLRHLGRLIEARWPDVEVVEAGSSGRVA; this is encoded by the coding sequence GTGCCGACCGTTCACGACCTCGCCGACCACCTCGCCGGGCCGCTCGACCGCGCCCGCTACCACGCCGAGGGCGACCCGGCCGGCGTCTGGCTCGCCTCCGACCGCGAGGTCCGCCGCCTCGGCCTCCGCCTCGAGCCGGGCCGCCCGCCGTACGACTGGGCCGCGGCCTTCGACGCCGTCCTGCTCCACCGGCCGTTCGGGCTCTGGCCGGCGCGCTGGCCCGACGGCGTCGGCGTGCTCGCCGCCCACCGCGCGCTCGACGACCGGTTCTCGACCGGCCTCAACCCCGACCTGGCGACGGCCCTCGGTCTCGTTGCGGATGACGAGCCGCTCCGCCGCGACGGCAACGCCATCGGGTTCGTCGGGAGGCTCACCGAGGCGGGCCGCCTCGACCCTCTCGTGGACCGCGTCGCGGCCGAGTTTGGCGGGACCGACGAGGCTCTGGGCGATGGGCCGGGGTCCACCGATGCCATCGCGCTGGTCGGCGCGATGACGGCGGAGTTGGTGGAGGCGGCGGCCGAGCGTGGCGCCGGGCTGTACGTGACGGGCCAGATCCGCGGACCGGCGCGCGAGGCCGTCCACCGGTGTGGGGTCCGCGCGCTCGCCGTCGGCCAAGAACGGGCCGAGGCGTGGGGGCTCCGCCACCTCGGCCGGCTGATCGAGGCGCGCTGGCCGGACGTCGAGGTCGTTGAGGCCGGGTCGTCGGGGCGCGTGGCTTAG
- a CDS encoding TIGR01548 family HAD-type hydrolase, translating to MKAVLLDMDGVLVDVRGSYRRAITETVAHFAGEGPTPEQIQAKKDAGGFNNDWVLSEAFVREAGVAEADAPFEAIKDRFNQIYQGTKYDGLIATEPPAIQTSTLEDLVQRYKLALVTGRPEADALWTLRRFEWHGHIPVVVGMDRQAGREKPDPYGLELALADLGVEAEEAVYAGDTVDDMRAAVAAGCVAVGVVPPGLDVLEHGRTLMGAGARVVLSTPDTLPALLATFDSGDTSE from the coding sequence TTGAAAGCAGTTCTCCTCGACATGGACGGCGTCCTCGTGGACGTCCGCGGCTCGTACCGGCGGGCCATCACCGAGACCGTGGCCCACTTCGCTGGCGAGGGCCCCACGCCCGAGCAGATCCAGGCCAAGAAGGACGCCGGCGGGTTCAACAACGACTGGGTGCTGAGCGAGGCGTTCGTCCGTGAGGCCGGCGTCGCCGAGGCCGACGCGCCGTTCGAGGCGATCAAGGACCGGTTCAACCAGATCTACCAGGGCACGAAGTACGACGGGCTCATCGCGACCGAGCCGCCGGCCATCCAGACGTCGACGTTGGAGGACCTCGTCCAGCGCTACAAGCTGGCGCTCGTGACCGGCCGCCCCGAGGCCGACGCCCTCTGGACGCTCCGACGGTTCGAGTGGCACGGCCACATCCCGGTCGTGGTGGGGATGGACCGGCAGGCCGGCCGCGAAAAGCCGGACCCCTACGGCCTCGAGCTCGCCCTCGCCGACCTCGGCGTCGAGGCGGAGGAGGCCGTCTACGCCGGCGACACCGTCGACGACATGCGCGCGGCGGTCGCGGCCGGCTGCGTGGCGGTCGGCGTGGTGCCCCCCGGCCTCGACGTGCTCGAGCACGGGCGGACGCTGATGGGCGCCGGCGCCCGCGTCGTCCTCTCGACGCC
- a CDS encoding zinc-dependent alcohol dehydrogenase, with protein MKALRWHGTGDVSVDTVDDPQILEPTDCIIETTLTAICGSDLHLYDGYIPTMEDGDILGHEFMGRVVEVGSEVQNLKKGDRVVVPFPIACGHCHYCNTDQYSLCDNSNRNGEMQAEAYGYAAAGIFGYSHMLGGFDGGQAEYVRVPYADVGPMKVPDSLTDEQVLFLTDIYPTGYQAAVNCDIEEGDTVVVWGSGPVGLFAQISAKMLGANVIGIDREPERLRMAEQFAGSATINFEDEDVFEKLKGLNDGRGPDACIDAVGLEAHGLGLTGAAQKVEQTLKLQTDRGTALIEAIQSCGKGGTVSIPGVYGGVINHFNIGAAFGKGLTFKMGQTHVHKYIKDLLKHIEAGDLDPSYIITHKAPLAKAPELYETFRDKKDDCVKVVLDPSWNDDHEVEVRTQKVDAEA; from the coding sequence ATGAAAGCCCTCCGCTGGCACGGCACCGGTGACGTGTCCGTCGACACCGTCGACGACCCCCAGATCCTCGAGCCGACCGACTGCATCATCGAGACCACGCTGACCGCCATCTGCGGCAGCGACCTCCACCTCTACGACGGCTACATCCCGACGATGGAGGACGGCGACATCCTCGGCCACGAGTTCATGGGCCGCGTCGTCGAGGTCGGGTCCGAGGTCCAGAACCTGAAGAAGGGCGACCGGGTCGTGGTCCCGTTCCCCATCGCATGCGGGCACTGTCACTACTGCAACACGGACCAGTACTCGCTCTGCGACAACTCGAACCGCAACGGCGAGATGCAAGCCGAGGCCTACGGCTACGCCGCGGCCGGCATCTTCGGCTACAGCCACATGCTCGGCGGGTTCGACGGCGGCCAGGCCGAGTACGTCCGCGTGCCCTACGCCGACGTCGGCCCGATGAAGGTGCCGGACTCGCTGACCGACGAGCAGGTCCTGTTCCTGACCGACATCTACCCGACGGGGTACCAGGCCGCCGTCAACTGCGACATCGAGGAGGGTGACACGGTCGTGGTGTGGGGGTCCGGGCCGGTCGGGCTGTTCGCCCAGATCAGCGCCAAGATGCTCGGCGCCAACGTGATCGGGATCGACCGCGAGCCGGAGCGGCTCCGGATGGCCGAGCAGTTCGCCGGTTCCGCGACGATCAACTTCGAGGACGAGGACGTGTTCGAGAAGCTCAAGGGCCTCAACGACGGCCGCGGGCCCGACGCCTGCATCGACGCCGTCGGGCTCGAGGCCCACGGGCTCGGGCTGACGGGCGCGGCCCAGAAGGTCGAGCAGACGCTCAAGCTCCAGACCGACCGCGGGACGGCGCTCATCGAAGCCATCCAGAGCTGCGGCAAGGGCGGGACGGTCTCGATCCCCGGCGTCTACGGTGGCGTCATCAACCACTTCAACATCGGGGCCGCCTTCGGGAAGGGGCTGACGTTCAAGATGGGCCAGACGCACGTCCACAAGTACATCAAGGACCTCCTCAAGCACATCGAGGCGGGCGACCTCGACCCGAGCTACATCATCACGCACAAGGCCCCGCTGGCCAAGGCCCCGGAGCTCTACGAGACGTTCCGCGATAAGAAGGACGACTGCGTCAAGGTCGTGCTCGACCCGTCGTGGAATGACGACCACGAGGTCGAGGTGCGCACGCAGAAGGTCGACGCCGAGGCATGA
- a CDS encoding PIG-L deacetylase family protein, producing the protein MSLLLHPERHPLRPPHDALSLGATAVLAPHPDDESLGCGGLLALLAEAGAPTRVVVVTDGCQSHPNSAAYPAERLRALREAEARSAVAALGLDADAVTFLRHPDCGLPDEGTPAFDEAARELAEVLDGVETVLVPWRRDPHCDHVGTWALACAAAAQMDEPPRWIEYPVWAWAAAETDAAPQDGEAEAWRLDVTAVLARKREAIAAHRSQMTALIDDDPDGFMLDGETLAHFERPWELFLETRRPWRAPPSGHA; encoded by the coding sequence ATGTCGCTCCTCCTCCATCCCGAACGCCACCCGCTCCGCCCCCCGCACGACGCGCTCTCCCTCGGCGCGACCGCCGTGCTCGCCCCGCACCCCGACGACGAGTCGCTCGGCTGCGGCGGCCTCCTCGCGCTCCTCGCCGAGGCCGGCGCTCCCACGCGCGTCGTGGTGGTCACCGACGGGTGCCAGTCGCATCCGAACTCGGCCGCGTACCCCGCCGAGAGGCTCCGCGCGCTCCGCGAGGCCGAGGCCCGGTCCGCCGTCGCCGCGCTCGGCCTCGACGCCGACGCCGTCACGTTCCTCCGCCACCCCGACTGCGGCCTGCCGGACGAAGGGACGCCGGCGTTCGACGAGGCGGCCCGTGAGCTGGCCGAGGTCCTCGACGGCGTGGAGACCGTCCTCGTCCCGTGGCGGCGCGACCCGCATTGCGACCACGTCGGGACGTGGGCGCTCGCGTGCGCGGCGGCGGCGCAGATGGACGAGCCCCCGCGCTGGATCGAGTACCCCGTCTGGGCGTGGGCCGCGGCGGAGACCGACGCGGCACCCCAGGACGGCGAGGCCGAGGCGTGGCGGCTCGACGTGACGGCCGTCCTCGCCCGGAAGCGCGAGGCCATCGCCGCCCACCGCTCCCAGATGACGGCGCTCATCGACGACGACCCCGACGGGTTCATGCTCGACGGCGAGACGCTGGCCCACTTCGAGCGGCCATGGGAGCTGTTCCTCGAGACACGCCGGCCGTGGCGCGCGCCCCCCTCCGGACATGCCTAA
- the tsaE gene encoding tRNA (adenosine(37)-N6)-threonylcarbamoyltransferase complex ATPase subunit type 1 TsaE, translating to MDAPDFSDLLPAETDSAEATRALGRRLAERLEPGDVVALSGDLGAGKTHLAHGVADGLGLDGDAVTSPTFALVQEHGDGALLHLDLYRVESEAEAGRLGLGELLDGDAVALVEWPERAGGWLPARTVWLRLAHLGGDRRRIEAVER from the coding sequence ATGGACGCGCCCGACTTTTCCGACCTCCTCCCCGCCGAGACCGACTCGGCCGAGGCTACCCGCGCGCTCGGCCGCCGGCTGGCGGAGCGCCTCGAGCCCGGCGACGTCGTCGCGCTCTCCGGCGACCTCGGCGCCGGCAAGACGCACCTCGCGCATGGCGTCGCCGACGGGCTCGGCCTCGACGGCGACGCCGTGACCTCGCCGACGTTCGCGCTCGTCCAGGAGCACGGCGACGGCGCGCTCCTCCACCTCGACCTCTACCGGGTCGAGAGCGAGGCCGAGGCGGGCCGGCTCGGCCTCGGCGAGTTGCTCGACGGCGACGCCGTCGCCCTCGTCGAATGGCCTGAGCGGGCGGGCGGCTGGCTCCCGGCGCGGACCGTCTGGCTCCGCCTCGCTCACCTCGGCGGCGACCGGCGGCGGATCGAGGCCGTCGAGCGCTGA
- a CDS encoding phosphoadenosine phosphosulfate reductase family protein, whose protein sequence is MPEPRHILSLSGGKDSAALAVYLRDRVPEMEYVFHDTGHELPETYDYLDRLQALLGTEIVKTTDNLEDPFEHWLTIYGGMLPSNHRRWCTKMMKLRPFEDYVGDDPVVNYVGLRADERVREGYISTKPNITAVYPFQDDGLVKEDIVQILEESGLGMPPYLDWGRSRSGCYFCFYQQKVEWVRLKEAHPDLFEKAKRYEEVSARDGEAFYWCRTEPLAELERPERMAEIKAKAEAKENAPRRATRLVETLGGMDVAEEEREGCLICFL, encoded by the coding sequence ATGCCTGAGCCCCGCCACATCCTCTCCCTCTCCGGCGGCAAGGACTCCGCCGCGCTCGCGGTCTACCTCCGCGACCGCGTGCCCGAGATGGAGTACGTCTTCCACGACACGGGCCACGAGCTGCCCGAGACGTACGACTACCTCGACCGCCTCCAGGCCCTCCTCGGCACGGAGATCGTCAAGACGACGGACAACCTGGAGGACCCCTTCGAGCACTGGCTGACGATCTACGGCGGGATGCTGCCGTCGAACCACCGCCGCTGGTGCACGAAGATGATGAAGCTCCGCCCGTTCGAGGACTACGTCGGCGACGACCCCGTCGTCAACTACGTCGGCCTCCGAGCCGACGAGCGGGTCCGCGAGGGCTACATCTCGACCAAGCCCAACATCACCGCCGTCTACCCCTTCCAGGACGACGGGCTCGTCAAGGAGGACATCGTCCAGATCCTCGAGGAGTCGGGTCTCGGGATGCCGCCGTACCTCGACTGGGGCCGCTCGCGGTCGGGCTGCTACTTCTGCTTCTATCAGCAGAAGGTGGAGTGGGTGCGGCTCAAGGAGGCCCATCCGGACCTGTTCGAGAAGGCCAAGCGCTACGAGGAGGTCAGCGCGCGCGACGGCGAGGCGTTCTACTGGTGCCGCACGGAGCCGCTCGCCGAGCTGGAGCGGCCAGAGCGGATGGCCGAGATCAAGGCGAAGGCGGAGGCCAAGGAGAACGCGCCCCGTCGCGCGACGCGGCTCGTCGAGACGCTCGGCGGGATGGACGTGGCCGAGGAGGAGCGTGAGGGCTGCCTCATCTGCTTCCTGTAA
- a CDS encoding phosphorothioated DNA-binding restriction endonuclease, translating into MTRAQVLDRFDGIARGRTSGGRRAPHKPLLLLYALARFADGETRLGYRKVEARVRELLRDFGPAGSSTRIHYPFWRLQKDGLWTVGGADALTENASGDVSVVALRKLDPVGRFTDEVADALRSHPGLAGELIDRLLADEFTEAYDDEILTAIGFDPDARETAPKRRRDPAFRRRVLAAYEYRCAVCGFSAHVGDAPVGLDAAHVKWHQYGGPDEVRNGLALCALHHRLLDRGAFTVAASSARERVVAVSEAARGNEGFERWMLAYHGRPLAAPVRSEYRVAEPMTAWHAREVFKGRPRS; encoded by the coding sequence ATGACGCGCGCGCAAGTCCTCGACCGGTTCGACGGCATCGCGCGCGGGCGGACGTCTGGCGGTCGGCGAGCACCCCACAAGCCGCTGTTGCTCCTGTACGCGCTCGCCCGGTTCGCAGACGGTGAGACGCGGTTGGGCTACCGAAAGGTCGAAGCCCGCGTCCGCGAGCTGCTGCGTGACTTCGGGCCGGCTGGAAGCTCCACCCGGATTCACTACCCGTTCTGGAGGCTCCAGAAGGACGGCCTGTGGACCGTCGGGGGCGCCGACGCGCTCACCGAGAACGCCTCTGGTGACGTGAGCGTCGTCGCGCTCCGAAAGCTCGACCCCGTCGGCCGGTTCACCGACGAGGTCGCCGATGCGCTCCGTTCACATCCCGGTCTGGCCGGCGAGCTGATCGACCGCCTGCTGGCCGACGAGTTCACCGAGGCCTACGACGACGAGATCCTGACGGCCATCGGGTTCGACCCCGACGCTCGGGAGACCGCGCCGAAGCGGCGTCGGGACCCGGCCTTCCGGCGGCGCGTGCTGGCGGCCTACGAGTACCGCTGCGCCGTCTGCGGCTTCAGCGCCCACGTCGGCGACGCCCCCGTCGGGCTCGACGCGGCGCACGTCAAGTGGCACCAGTACGGCGGGCCCGATGAGGTGAGGAACGGGCTCGCCCTCTGCGCGCTCCACCACCGGCTGCTGGACCGCGGCGCGTTCACCGTCGCCGCGTCGTCGGCGCGTGAGCGGGTCGTCGCGGTGTCTGAGGCGGCCCGCGGCAACGAGGGCTTCGAGCGGTGGATGCTCGCCTACCACGGCCGGCCCCTCGCCGCGCCCGTCCGGTCGGAGTACCGGGTCGCCGAGCCGATGACGGCGTGGCACGCCCGTGAGGTGTTCAAGGGCCGCCCGCGCTCCTGA